In Eublepharis macularius isolate TG4126 chromosome 4, MPM_Emac_v1.0, whole genome shotgun sequence, the following are encoded in one genomic region:
- the CLIC1 gene encoding chloride intracellular channel protein 1, with amino-acid sequence MAEEQPQVELFVKAGSDGAKIGNCPFSQRLFMVLWLKGVTFNVTTVDTKRRTETVQKLCPGGQLPFLMYGNEVHTDTNKIEEFLEEVLCPPKYPKLAARNPESNTAGLDVFAKFSAYIKNSNPALNLNLEKGLLKALKVLDVYLMTPLPEEVDENSAEDEGQSTRKFLDGDELTLADCNLLPKLHIVKVVCKKYRGFTIPEEFRGIHRYLKNAYAREEFASTCPDNEEIEIAYELVAKALK; translated from the exons gCTGGCAGTGATGGAGCAAAAATTGGGAACTGCCCCTTCTCTCAGAGACTcttcatggtcctttggctgaaGGGAGTAACTTTCAATGTCACCACAGTGGACACCAAAAG GAGGACTGAGACAGTACAGAAGCTCTGTCCTGGAGGTCAGCTACCATTCTTGATGTATGGGAACGAGGTCCATACGGACACCAACAAGATTGAAGAGTTTCTGGAAGAGGTTCTGTGCCCTCCCAA GTATCCCAAACTGGCTGCCCGCAACCCTGAATCCAACACAGCTGGGCTTGATGTCTTTGCCAAGTTTTCTGCCTACATCAAGAACTCTAACCCAGCACTCAACCTCA ACCTTGAGAAAGGTTTGCTGAAGGCATTGAAGGTGCTGGATGTCTATTTGATGACGCCGCTCCCTGAGGAGGTAGATGAGAACAGCGCCGAGGATGAGGGCCAGTCAACCCGCAAATTTCTTGATGGGGATGAACTCACGCTGGCTGACTGCAACCTGCTGCCCAAACTTCACATTGTCAAG GTAGTGTGCAAGAAATACCGTGGCTTCACCATCCCTGAAGAATTCCGCGGCATCCACCGTTATCTCAAGAATGCATACGCTCGTGAGGAATTTGCCAGCACCTGCCCGGACAATGAAGAGATTGAAATAGCTTATGAGCTGGTTGCCAAAGCTTTGAAATAA